From one Catellatospora sp. IY07-71 genomic stretch:
- a CDS encoding DUF1918 domain-containing protein produces the protein MRAHVGDRLVLEAIHVGEPRRVGVITELRHPDGTPPYMVRWLDTDRESMVFPGSEAHIEPPHAPHRVH, from the coding sequence ATGAGGGCACATGTCGGAGACCGTCTGGTACTCGAAGCCATCCACGTCGGCGAGCCGCGGCGGGTGGGTGTCATCACGGAGCTGCGCCATCCGGACGGCACGCCGCCCTACATGGTGCGGTGGCTGGACACCGACCGCGAGAGCATGGTGTTCCCGGGCTCGGAGGCGCACATCGAGCCGCCCCACGCGCCACACCGCGTGCACTAG
- the fdhF gene encoding formate dehydrogenase subunit alpha, producing the protein MRVTVDGRQIELPSGATVLEAARAAGAAVPTLCHDDRFSPSGSCRLCLVRVDGRGVVAACAAPAADGDVIRTGEPDVVAMARQVLELTVERLPGAARRLPTELAARCRELGVDAGAFAAAGRGLGRDDSHPYVHLDRDLCIACGRCVRMCDDVQGTFALTLAGRGADTVVAPGPGRWAQSACVSCGGCVDTCPTGAITQAGRPVAPASAIAVDTTCGYCGVGCALTVHVAEGRVDQITPDRRGPVNRGHACVKGRFAYGFATSPERLTTPLIRDGDRLEPASWEDALALIGERIGDVIGRHGPDAVAAISSARATNEENYLMQKLMRTVVGTNNVDNCSRICHAPSAAGLTAAFGLAGGTNPAEDIERASCILVAGANPTEAHPVIGARIRQRALSGAKLVVIDPRRTELAALADVHLAARPGSNVAVFNGLARIMLEQGWTDPDFLADRADGLDILREQLRRFSPERVAELSGVAPPALREAARLYGTAHHPMIIYGLGVTEHTHGTDGVRTLANLAILRGAVGTPHGGGVNPLRGQNNVQGASDMGALPDLLPGYQPVADARARARCAQVWGCPVPDRPGLRIPQMFDAALDGRLRALYVFGENIVQTDPDSGHVRAALAACEFVVCQEIFLTGTARLADVVLPGASFLEKDGTFVNFDRRFQRIRPALPTPGSARTDFAIIQAVAAALGGDLGCATPAAALDECARVAPLFAGVSHARLDRDGPLHWPCRSTDDPGQPRLHLRSFATPNGRAQLAARDWLPPGEQPDEAYPYVLITGRRLTHYNAGTMTRRTPNLALQPHETLDIHPADAAALGLRDGEAVEITSRRGSVTAMARLTPETAPGQVFLAFHFPEVAANLLTSAAVDEVTSCPEYKVTAVRLRPR; encoded by the coding sequence GCCGACCCTGTGCCACGACGACCGGTTCAGCCCGTCCGGCAGCTGCCGGCTGTGCCTGGTACGCGTCGACGGCCGCGGCGTCGTCGCGGCCTGCGCCGCGCCGGCTGCCGACGGCGACGTCATCCGCACCGGGGAACCTGACGTCGTCGCGATGGCGCGGCAGGTGCTGGAGCTGACCGTCGAGCGGCTGCCCGGCGCGGCGCGGCGGCTGCCCACGGAACTGGCCGCGCGGTGCCGCGAGCTCGGGGTGGACGCCGGGGCGTTCGCGGCGGCCGGGCGCGGGCTGGGCCGCGACGACTCGCACCCCTACGTGCACCTGGACCGGGACCTGTGCATCGCCTGCGGGCGATGCGTGCGCATGTGCGACGACGTGCAGGGCACGTTCGCGCTCACGCTGGCCGGCCGCGGCGCCGACACGGTCGTCGCGCCCGGTCCGGGCAGGTGGGCGCAGTCGGCGTGCGTCTCCTGCGGCGGCTGCGTCGACACCTGCCCGACAGGCGCCATCACCCAGGCGGGACGGCCGGTCGCCCCCGCTTCGGCGATCGCGGTGGACACCACGTGCGGGTACTGCGGTGTCGGGTGCGCGCTGACCGTGCACGTCGCCGAGGGCCGGGTCGACCAGATCACCCCCGATCGCCGCGGTCCCGTCAACCGCGGCCACGCCTGTGTGAAGGGCCGGTTCGCGTACGGCTTCGCCACGTCACCCGAGCGGCTGACCACCCCGCTGATCCGCGACGGCGACCGGCTCGAACCGGCGAGCTGGGAGGACGCGCTCGCGTTGATCGGCGAACGCATCGGCGATGTCATCGGCCGCCACGGCCCGGACGCCGTGGCGGCGATCTCCTCGGCCCGCGCCACCAACGAGGAGAACTACCTGATGCAGAAGCTGATGCGCACGGTGGTCGGCACGAACAACGTCGACAACTGCTCACGCATCTGCCACGCGCCCTCGGCAGCCGGGCTGACAGCGGCGTTCGGCCTGGCGGGCGGCACCAACCCCGCCGAGGACATCGAGCGTGCCAGCTGCATTCTGGTCGCCGGAGCCAACCCGACCGAGGCGCACCCCGTGATCGGCGCGCGTATCCGGCAGCGGGCGCTGTCCGGCGCGAAGCTGGTGGTGATCGACCCGCGCCGCACCGAGCTGGCCGCGCTCGCCGACGTGCACCTGGCCGCCCGCCCCGGCAGCAACGTGGCGGTGTTCAACGGCCTGGCCCGGATCATGCTGGAACAGGGCTGGACAGACCCCGACTTCCTGGCCGACCGCGCGGACGGGCTTGACATCCTCCGCGAGCAGCTGCGCCGGTTCTCGCCGGAACGGGTCGCGGAGCTCAGCGGGGTGGCGCCGCCCGCGCTGCGGGAGGCGGCGCGGCTCTACGGCACCGCACACCACCCGATGATCATTTACGGGTTGGGGGTCACCGAGCATACGCACGGCACGGACGGCGTGCGGACGCTGGCGAACCTGGCGATCCTGCGCGGCGCGGTCGGCACGCCGCACGGCGGCGGCGTGAACCCGCTGCGCGGGCAGAACAACGTGCAGGGCGCATCGGACATGGGCGCGCTGCCGGATCTGCTGCCCGGCTACCAGCCCGTCGCCGACGCCCGGGCGCGGGCACGGTGTGCGCAGGTGTGGGGCTGCCCCGTGCCGGACCGCCCGGGCCTGCGTATCCCGCAGATGTTCGACGCGGCGCTCGACGGCCGCCTACGGGCGCTGTACGTCTTCGGCGAGAACATCGTGCAGACCGACCCGGACAGCGGCCACGTGCGCGCGGCGCTGGCCGCATGCGAGTTCGTCGTCTGCCAGGAGATCTTCCTGACCGGCACGGCCCGGCTGGCCGACGTGGTGCTGCCGGGCGCGTCGTTCCTGGAGAAGGACGGCACGTTCGTCAACTTCGACCGCCGCTTCCAGCGGATCCGTCCCGCCCTGCCGACACCGGGATCGGCACGGACCGACTTCGCGATCATCCAGGCGGTGGCGGCCGCGCTCGGCGGTGATCTCGGCTGTGCCACGCCCGCCGCGGCCCTGGACGAATGCGCCCGGGTGGCTCCGCTGTTCGCGGGGGTCTCGCACGCGCGCCTGGACCGCGACGGCCCCCTGCACTGGCCGTGCCGCTCCACCGACGACCCCGGGCAGCCGCGCCTGCACCTGCGGTCGTTCGCCACGCCGAACGGCCGGGCTCAGCTCGCCGCCAGAGACTGGCTGCCGCCCGGCGAGCAGCCGGACGAGGCCTACCCGTACGTGCTCATCACGGGACGCCGGCTGACGCACTACAACGCCGGCACGATGACTCGGCGCACACCCAACCTGGCGTTGCAGCCGCACGAGACCCTCGACATCCATCCCGCCGACGCCGCAGCGCTCGGCCTGCGCGACGGCGAGGCCGTCGAGATCACCAGCCGGCGCGGCAGCGTCACCGCCATGGCCCGCCTGACCCCGGAGACGGCCCCCGGCCAGGTGTTCCTGGCGTTCCATTTCCCGGAGGTGGCCGCGAACCTGCTCACCTCCGCAGCGGTGGACGAGGTGACCTCCTGCCCGGAGTACAAGGTCACCGCCGTGCGGCTGCGGCCGCGCTGA
- a CDS encoding cation-transporting P-type ATPase: MSGPHTRPAAQSAAAGVPAAGLTAAQAARQRARFGPNTLPAARRPPVWLLLTRQLTHFFALLLWLAAVLALLAGMPQLSVAIIIVVLVNGVFAFAQEYRADRAVERLRDLLPAQAVVRRDGHRRTVAAADLVPGDVVLLEAGDRVSADLDVLSAAGLAVDESLLTGESVPRRAQAGQVLYAGTFVVEGAAETVVAATGARTRLAGIAAMSQAARRPPSPLAVRLGRVVQVVAITAVAAGSVLFGVGLLLGLTPRQGFLFALGVTVALVPEGLLPTVTLALAYGAHAMARRNALVRRLEAVETLGSVTFICTDKTGTLTCNQMTVVRVWTPAGQASVTGEGYDPHGRIDAAPAIAAQVAELSYAAVRASRGRLTPHGEAWQPHGDPMEVALHVLALRAGADVDARAQREPEQLWLPFDPQRLRAASLCGGTLYVKGAPERLLADCRGDVQAALQAAHTMADDGLRVLAVARRPGVTAATAPTASALELLGVVGLLDPPRPDVGVAVAACRRAHIRLAMVTGDHPATARALAVQVGLCASEPVVVTGDRLPAGDRELGELVDRDGVVVARVTPEQKLRIARALRSRGHAVAMTGDGVNDAPALREADIGIAMGASGSDVARESADLVLLDDHFATIVAAVETGRATFANIRRFLTYHLTDNVAELAPFVVWALTGGAFPLAIGVLQILALDIGTDLLPALALGAEPPNPRTLTGPARTGQLIDRRLLARAFGVLGPAEVMVSLGAFAAVLIAGGWRWGLTPSAELLAAASGTAFAAIVLGQLANAFACRSEVRPAFRLDPRRNPLLLWAVATELVLLCAFLGVPAVARALGGSWPPALGWALAALAVPVLLLADAAHKVWRGGRLSAAAAARR; this comes from the coding sequence ATGAGCGGGCCGCACACCCGTCCGGCGGCGCAGTCGGCGGCTGCGGGCGTACCCGCTGCGGGGCTCACCGCCGCGCAGGCGGCCCGCCAACGCGCCCGGTTCGGTCCGAACACGCTGCCCGCGGCTCGCCGGCCGCCGGTCTGGCTGCTGCTGACGCGGCAGCTCACGCACTTCTTCGCCCTGTTGCTGTGGCTGGCGGCCGTGCTCGCCCTGCTCGCCGGGATGCCGCAGCTCAGCGTTGCGATCATCATCGTGGTGCTGGTCAACGGCGTGTTCGCGTTCGCCCAGGAGTACCGCGCCGACCGGGCGGTAGAGCGCCTACGTGACCTGCTGCCCGCACAGGCGGTCGTGCGCCGGGACGGCCATCGCCGCACCGTGGCCGCGGCCGACCTGGTACCGGGCGACGTCGTCCTGCTGGAGGCCGGGGACCGTGTCAGCGCCGACCTGGACGTGCTGTCGGCGGCCGGCCTGGCGGTGGACGAGTCGCTGCTGACGGGAGAGAGCGTGCCCCGCCGGGCGCAGGCCGGACAGGTGCTGTACGCCGGCACGTTCGTCGTGGAGGGCGCGGCGGAGACCGTCGTGGCGGCTACGGGTGCCCGCACCCGGCTGGCCGGCATCGCCGCGATGAGCCAGGCGGCCCGCCGCCCGCCCAGCCCGCTGGCGGTGCGGCTGGGCCGGGTGGTGCAGGTGGTCGCGATCACCGCGGTCGCGGCGGGCAGCGTGCTGTTCGGCGTCGGGCTCCTGCTCGGGCTGACCCCACGGCAGGGTTTCCTGTTCGCGCTCGGGGTGACCGTCGCCCTGGTGCCTGAGGGCCTGCTGCCCACGGTGACGCTGGCACTGGCGTACGGCGCGCACGCCATGGCCCGCCGCAACGCCCTCGTCCGCCGCCTGGAGGCGGTGGAGACGCTGGGCTCGGTGACCTTCATCTGCACCGACAAGACCGGAACGCTCACCTGCAACCAGATGACAGTGGTGCGGGTGTGGACCCCCGCGGGACAGGCCAGCGTCACCGGCGAAGGCTACGACCCCCACGGGCGCATCGACGCCGCGCCCGCCATCGCCGCGCAGGTTGCCGAGCTGTCGTACGCGGCCGTGCGTGCCTCGCGAGGCAGGCTCACCCCCCATGGCGAGGCATGGCAGCCGCATGGCGACCCGATGGAGGTGGCGCTGCACGTGCTCGCCCTGCGGGCAGGAGCCGACGTGGACGCTCGTGCGCAGCGAGAGCCGGAGCAGTTGTGGCTGCCGTTCGATCCGCAGCGGCTGCGTGCGGCGAGCCTGTGCGGCGGCACGCTGTACGTCAAGGGCGCCCCGGAGCGGCTGCTGGCCGACTGCCGCGGTGACGTCCAGGCCGCGTTGCAGGCCGCGCACACCATGGCCGACGACGGTCTGCGGGTGCTCGCCGTCGCACGCCGGCCCGGCGTCACGGCGGCCACCGCGCCCACCGCCTCCGCCCTCGAGCTGCTCGGCGTGGTCGGCCTGCTCGACCCGCCACGCCCGGACGTCGGCGTGGCCGTGGCCGCCTGCCGTCGCGCCCACATCCGCCTCGCGATGGTCACCGGTGACCACCCGGCCACCGCCCGGGCGCTGGCCGTGCAGGTGGGGCTGTGTGCTTCCGAACCGGTCGTGGTGACCGGCGACCGGCTGCCCGCCGGCGATCGGGAGCTGGGCGAGCTGGTGGACCGCGACGGCGTCGTCGTCGCCCGGGTCACTCCGGAGCAGAAGCTGCGGATCGCCAGGGCGCTGCGCTCCCGCGGGCACGCGGTGGCGATGACGGGCGACGGCGTCAACGACGCACCCGCGCTGCGTGAGGCCGACATCGGCATCGCGATGGGCGCCTCCGGCAGCGACGTCGCCCGGGAGAGCGCCGACCTGGTCCTGCTCGACGACCACTTCGCGACCATCGTCGCCGCGGTGGAGACCGGCCGGGCGACCTTCGCCAACATCCGCCGCTTCCTGACCTACCACCTCACCGACAACGTAGCCGAGCTGGCCCCGTTCGTGGTCTGGGCGCTGACCGGCGGTGCGTTCCCGCTGGCCATCGGGGTGCTGCAGATCCTGGCGCTCGACATCGGCACCGACCTGCTGCCGGCGCTGGCGCTGGGCGCCGAACCACCCAACCCGCGCACCCTCACCGGCCCGGCGCGGACCGGGCAGCTCATCGACCGCAGGCTGCTCGCGCGTGCCTTCGGTGTGCTCGGCCCGGCCGAGGTCATGGTGTCGCTGGGCGCGTTCGCCGCGGTGCTGATCGCGGGCGGGTGGCGCTGGGGTCTGACGCCGTCCGCGGAGTTGCTGGCCGCGGCGTCGGGCACCGCGTTCGCCGCGATCGTGCTGGGGCAACTGGCCAACGCGTTCGCGTGCCGCAGCGAGGTGCGCCCGGCGTTCCGGCTGGACCCGCGCCGTAACCCGCTGCTGCTGTGGGCCGTGGCCACCGAGCTGGTGCTGCTGTGCGCGTTCCTGGGCGTGCCGGCCGTCGCGCGGGCGCTGGGCGGGTCGTGGCCGCCCGCCCTCGGCTGGGCGCTGGCGGCGCTGGCCGTGCCCGTGCTCCTGCTGGCGGATGCGGCGCATAAGGTGTGGCGCGGCGGCCGGCTCAGCGCGGCCGCAGCCGCACGGCGGTGA
- a CDS encoding beta-phosphoglucomutase family hydrolase: MSATAAARPASAGVLRVDQVDAVVFDLDGVLTDTAQLHAAAWKQAFDDVLRAHEGAGFTPFDPDADYRAHVDGRPRLDGARAFLASRHRLLPDGSPADPPGVDTVWAVANRKNQLFMELLDQRGVRTFDSSVDLVRALRAAGVPTAVVTASRNAGRVLAASGLAELFDARVDGEDAAALRLPGKPDPATYLEAIRRLNVSPDRAVIVEDALAGVEAGRRGGFGLVVGVDRRGHPGLLDAAGADLVVTDLAALTLDPSHPRRPPGLTAAGRDFCGGGQAGDGWVLRYEGFDPSREGLREALCTTGNGYLGTRGAVPEARADGVHYPGSYLAGVYNRLLTPLEDRTLEHEHLVNVPNWLYLRFRTEGDDWFQPATAELIAYRTELDLRCGVLTRSLRFRDRRGRHTTVTQRRLVHMGMSHLAALETVFTAEDWSGTVEVCSGVDGEVVNANLPEDAPLAKTHLRGESGMAEGDLAALTVVTTQSRIRIATAARTVVCDGAGRPLAVPREPVLRERFAGQVLRCELARGRPLAVEKVMAVATSRDPAISEPMLAAREAVAAARTFAELLDSQQAAWGALWERFDLAVDADDEVVLALRLHTFHLLQTLSPHTAQLDAGVPARGLHGEGYHGHVFWDEMFVFPVLNLRLPALSRALLLYRWRRLDAARRAARAAGRAGAMYPWQSGSDGREETPVELYDHVAGRWVPDFSHLQRHVGITIVYDTWQYYQVTGDVDFLAEYGAEMIIEIARYLAGLTDYDPDDDRYGISGVVGPDEYHDAYPGAAEPGLRDNAYTNVMTAWVLCRALDVIALLAGHHCGRLWARLGLSETETRWWERISRRMRVPFHDGVISQFAGYGELAEFDWAGYRQRCGDLVGIDALLRREGDSPNRYRLSKQADVLMLLYLLSAEELRELFGRLGYPLEPATVERTVAYYLARVAHGSSLSRIVHSWVQARADRMQSWKLFAEALRADLADTRGGSTRNGVHLGAMAGTIDLAMRCYTGLETRGGVLYLHPLLPAELRALHVEVLYRGHWVVIDVDHQRLRVALRPCEAAPISICVDGVVHRLAAGRHREFQRPG, translated from the coding sequence GTGAGCGCGACGGCCGCAGCTCGCCCGGCGAGCGCCGGGGTGCTGCGTGTCGACCAGGTCGACGCGGTGGTGTTCGACCTCGACGGCGTGCTGACCGACACCGCGCAGCTGCACGCCGCCGCGTGGAAGCAGGCCTTCGACGACGTCCTGCGCGCTCACGAGGGCGCGGGTTTCACACCGTTCGACCCCGACGCCGATTACCGGGCGCATGTCGACGGGCGCCCACGTCTGGACGGCGCGCGGGCGTTCCTCGCGTCGCGGCACCGGCTCCTGCCGGACGGCAGTCCTGCCGACCCGCCCGGCGTGGACACGGTGTGGGCTGTGGCGAACCGGAAGAACCAGCTGTTCATGGAACTGCTCGACCAGCGTGGCGTACGTACGTTCGACTCCTCGGTCGACCTCGTGCGGGCGCTGCGGGCCGCCGGGGTGCCCACCGCTGTCGTCACCGCGAGCCGCAACGCCGGGCGCGTGCTCGCCGCGTCCGGCCTCGCCGAGCTGTTCGACGCGCGCGTCGACGGTGAGGATGCGGCGGCGCTGCGCCTGCCCGGCAAACCCGATCCCGCCACGTACCTGGAAGCGATCCGGCGTCTCAACGTCTCGCCCGACCGTGCGGTGATCGTCGAGGACGCGCTGGCCGGTGTCGAGGCAGGCCGCCGGGGCGGGTTCGGTCTGGTGGTCGGCGTGGATCGGCGGGGTCATCCCGGCCTGCTGGACGCGGCGGGCGCCGATCTGGTCGTCACCGATCTGGCCGCCCTCACCCTGGACCCGTCCCATCCGCGCCGCCCGCCCGGCCTGACCGCGGCCGGGCGCGACTTCTGCGGCGGCGGCCAGGCGGGAGACGGCTGGGTGCTGCGCTACGAGGGTTTCGATCCCTCCCGGGAAGGGCTGCGGGAAGCGCTGTGCACCACCGGCAACGGATATCTCGGCACGCGCGGCGCCGTGCCGGAAGCCCGTGCCGACGGGGTGCACTATCCCGGCAGCTACCTCGCCGGTGTCTACAACCGGCTGCTCACCCCGCTGGAGGACCGCACGCTGGAACACGAGCACCTGGTGAACGTTCCGAACTGGCTGTACCTGCGGTTCCGCACCGAGGGTGACGACTGGTTCCAGCCGGCCACCGCCGAACTGATCGCCTACCGCACCGAGCTCGACCTGCGCTGCGGCGTGCTCACCCGCAGCCTCCGGTTCCGCGACAGGCGCGGCCGCCACACCACGGTCACCCAGCGGCGGTTGGTGCACATGGGCATGTCGCATCTGGCCGCGCTGGAGACCGTCTTCACGGCCGAGGACTGGTCCGGCACGGTCGAGGTGTGCTCCGGCGTCGACGGGGAGGTCGTCAACGCCAACCTTCCCGAGGACGCCCCGCTGGCCAAGACGCACCTGCGGGGGGAGAGCGGCATGGCCGAGGGCGACCTCGCCGCGCTGACCGTCGTGACGACGCAGTCACGGATCCGTATCGCGACCGCGGCACGCACCGTGGTGTGCGACGGCGCGGGCCGCCCGCTGGCCGTGCCGCGCGAGCCGGTGCTGCGGGAGCGCTTCGCGGGGCAGGTGCTGCGATGTGAGCTGGCGCGGGGTCGGCCGCTGGCTGTGGAGAAGGTCATGGCGGTGGCCACCTCACGTGACCCCGCGATCAGCGAGCCGATGCTGGCCGCACGGGAAGCCGTGGCGGCCGCGCGCACCTTCGCCGAGCTGCTGGACTCCCAGCAGGCGGCCTGGGGTGCGTTGTGGGAGCGGTTCGACCTGGCCGTGGATGCCGACGACGAGGTGGTCCTCGCGTTGCGGCTGCACACCTTCCACCTGTTGCAGACCCTGTCGCCGCACACCGCCCAGCTCGACGCCGGGGTGCCTGCCCGCGGGCTGCACGGGGAGGGATACCACGGGCATGTGTTCTGGGACGAGATGTTCGTGTTCCCGGTGCTGAATCTGCGGCTGCCCGCGCTGTCGCGGGCGCTGCTGCTGTACCGGTGGCGGCGGCTGGACGCCGCCCGGCGGGCCGCGCGGGCCGCGGGCCGCGCCGGGGCGATGTACCCGTGGCAGAGCGGCAGCGACGGCCGGGAGGAGACGCCGGTGGAGCTGTACGACCACGTCGCGGGCCGGTGGGTCCCGGACTTCTCGCACCTGCAGCGCCACGTCGGCATCACGATCGTCTACGACACCTGGCAGTACTACCAGGTCACCGGTGACGTGGACTTCCTCGCCGAGTACGGCGCTGAGATGATCATCGAGATCGCCCGGTACCTGGCCGGGCTCACGGACTACGACCCCGACGACGACCGCTACGGGATCTCCGGCGTCGTCGGGCCGGACGAGTACCACGACGCCTACCCGGGCGCGGCGGAGCCCGGCCTGCGCGACAACGCGTACACCAACGTGATGACCGCATGGGTGCTCTGCCGCGCCCTCGACGTGATCGCGCTGCTGGCCGGCCACCACTGCGGCCGGCTTTGGGCGCGGCTCGGGCTCAGCGAGACGGAGACCCGCTGGTGGGAGCGGATCAGCCGCCGCATGCGGGTGCCGTTCCACGACGGTGTGATCAGCCAGTTCGCCGGCTACGGCGAGCTCGCCGAGTTCGACTGGGCCGGTTACCGGCAGCGCTGCGGCGACCTCGTCGGTATCGACGCACTGCTGCGCCGGGAGGGTGACTCGCCGAACCGCTACCGCCTGTCCAAACAGGCCGATGTGCTGATGCTGCTGTACCTGCTGTCGGCGGAGGAGCTGCGGGAGCTGTTCGGGCGCCTGGGCTACCCGCTGGAACCGGCGACCGTCGAGCGCACCGTCGCCTACTACCTGGCCCGCGTCGCCCACGGGTCGAGCCTGAGCCGGATCGTGCACAGCTGGGTGCAGGCCCGCGCCGACCGTATGCAGTCCTGGAAGCTGTTCGCCGAGGCGCTGCGCGCCGACCTCGCCGACACCCGCGGCGGCAGCACCCGCAACGGTGTGCACCTGGGCGCCATGGCGGGCACCATCGACCTGGCCATGCGCTGCTACACCGGCCTGGAGACCCGCGGCGGGGTGCTCTACCTGCACCCCCTGCTGCCCGCGGAGCTGCGCGCGCTGCACGTGGAGGTGCTCTACCGCGGGCACTGGGTCGTGATCGACGTCGACCATCAGCGGTTGCGGGTCGCGCTGCGGCCTTGCGAGGCGGCGCCGATCAGCATCTGCGTCGACGGGGTGGTGCACCGCCTGGCAGCCGGCCGCCATCGCGAATTCCAGCGGCCGGGATGA